AAGACTTTTCTATTAGTTAGTTGACAgcaaggaccaaaatggacgtgattttttgtttataggAATTGAGGTAGATGCAAAATcaagttagggaccaaaatgagaataaacccaaaatgtagggaccaaaaatgCATTTTCGCCAAAAAGATTAATGTATACTTCCATAGAGGATTAAAAATTACGATATACCAGGTATTCCATATAACCAATCGCGAGCACATAACAAAGTTTTTGGAATTTGCAGCAAAAGAGAATTGCAAAACTCATCAAACACGCATTCACCAATACTAAATGCAAACTCAGAGGCAAACCCTAAAACATCCAAATCCTTATGCCTCCTATAGTCAAGTCAAGTTTCTTCCAAGTATAAATTGTAACTTGTTTGAATCTTAACCAATTAGATGACTCATAAATGTATCAAAACTAGAGAAATCATCATCGTTATCATCACGACTGCGCACACCACCACTACTGGATGATGTTTCATCCATATCATTGACATTACTAGTACTAGCAGTAGACCACAACTGCTCCTCAAAGATGACATATAATTTATCACAAAGACCTAATGCCATTGATATTGCTGCATACCCATACAACTTGCCATAACAAACTCTACACATTGCAACTTATATTGAGGATCCAAAATGACAGCAAAGGATAGCATGACATTGCAACACTCCACAATATTTATCAGATTTtgctttcatttctttttccattacTCTAATGATCATATCATGATTTTCCAACTGAATTCTCCACACACAATGAAAATACAAGTTGGCTGTGGGATAGTAAGTCGCTTAGAAGAGCTTAGTGATATCATATAACGGTTCCATCATCCTTGTTATCTTCTCTGCCTTATCCCATTCCTTTTCtgaggctaaaaaaaaaaaagtatcattgCTAATTGAAAGTAATTATTTTGATGTACCCCATAGAAGTAATCTTCCCAAAATTTCTTCCATGGCagactctctccctctcttatATACTTTTTGAGAATAGTCCCTCTTTTTATACTTTTCGAGTATAGGAAATATAGGAGTGAAATATAGGCAATCTTTCCAAGCTTTTATTTTACAAGTTTGTATAGATGTATAGGAGTGGTTGGATTTGAGGTATATGTCCTACTAAATGAAGTAATCTTCCCAAAATTTCTTCCACGGTAGACTCTCTCCCTCTTTTATATACTTTTTGAGTATAATCCCTCTCTTTTATACTTGTCAAGTATAGGAAATATAGGAGTGTGGTATAGGCAATCTTTCTAAGCTTTTATTTTACAAGGTATAGATGAACAGGAGTTGTTGGATTTGAGGTATATGTTCTAGTAAATGCAGTGACGGCTTTAGGATTTTTGTTTAGAGGGGTTAATAAgaattataaattatacaaaatctattaaaaaaaacactataagtttatttgacATAAGTTTTTCTAATACAataacatattaattattgttgtaagtgaactttaattattattacttagaatactttaatttattagattatttttatttttactctttaccaattttttatgaatttgctAGACATTTTGataaattgttttatattttgtttacaaCTCTTCATTTAAGGTACTGACCCACCCACGTAGCAACAATCATTCCTACACACTTCGGTCAAAGActcaaaaaagcaaaaaacaaaactcaTAACTCTATATCAAacactacaaaaacttaatagTACAGATGCATAAAAGGAGACGGTCAACTAGTCAAAGACTCAAAACTCAAAGATAAAGTATCAAAACACCATAACCTCCCACACACACATCGTGACTCACTGAAAGAAGTTTGTCAAAACACTATAAACACACACTCTCACAGTGAATGAAAGAGAGATGAAAATACCAGATCAAGCAGTAGTGGCGGTGGCAGATCAAGGCCAGTCCAGGCGTTGGCGATGCGGCAGTAGATCTGAGTAAGATTGCAGCAGATTGTTTGTGGGTGAAGTAGCTACCTTTATTCTTTGGGTTTGGAGAGTGAAGAGGGATAGTGGGAGAGGACTACATTTTTCCCTCTTAGGTTTGGTTTGGCcctttttttatgattttttaaaattcgaTTTAtgggctctttttttttttcttgagattAAAgaccaaaaattttcaattggacttttgtttttttggagtTTAAAGCTGAATTCAATTGGACTTTCAGGGTGTGCAAATGTTTATATTAGGGGgttaaaaacaatttaaaaaaaaaattatatatataatttttttttccgagttagggggttcatttgaacccctgaCTACAACGTAGCGCCGCCCTTGAGTAAATGTCATGTCAATAACTTCTTAGACCCAATAATTTAGGGTTTGTATTAACCCACCAACCTAATGAATTTGACCAATCTCAACATGATGCCTTAGCTTAGTTTATCGTTGgttgatttgtttttatatatttattattatcatgtttttgaaaCTTTGGGCTTGGTTGGGTTCAAGTTGGCAAAAGTTTCAATCCTAGTTACTCGATCCAACCCCAcactattttaataatttttgaaaattttttttaaagaatttgttaatttaatttattttgatttttgagacTTAGTTTAAACTTATTGGTTtgatttatttgattattttgtgaCTTATGTTTTTGATGTAGGAATATTAGGCTAAATTGTACAAATTAATTGGAATCATTTAGGATATTTTGTAAATTGTTGTATGAACTTCCAACTTTTTTactatacccaaaaaaaaaaaaaagtcctaacCCAACTCAATCTTAATGGTTAGGTTGGGcatttttcaaccaaaaaaggTTTAGTTTCATTGAAAAATACTTAAAACCTAATACAAACGAGTCTAAATCTTTTGTCCGAACTTATATGCTCGACTCTATACTTTATCAAATAAATCAACCCACGTGGACAttatttattaaacacaatCGGAAGAGTTAAATGGAGTCAATCTACTCAATCTTAACTCACGTTCCAAAcccaaacaaggaaaaaaaaaaaagaaaaagaaaaaaaaagcaccaCAATCAAAATACCTAGCCAACGCAGGATTCCACCAACAAAACCACTGTAGGAGAAGATGAATAGGGTGATATCACAGCAAAGAACAGAGCTTGCAAGCCTCAATGATCAAGCTGtccctctaatttttttttattcactcaCACAAAACCCATGTGAGATTGTTTCTTACACGGAAACGGAAACCAAATCCATTACAAATTTGGACTTAAGGAATTTGTAGGTTCCTTTGCTTTCTATGATGTATAAAACAAAAGTTAAGTGATGGGCACCTTTGCTTTGGGTTTtcgagtttttattttttattttatttttatttttaggttgaTGGCAGATGGGTTTTTGGCCAAGAAGAAAACCATGGGTAGAGGCTGAGAACTTTCTCTTCACTAGCACTGGCGTTGGTTTTGTAATGTTGTAGGGGGCAGAGAATTTTGTTACGCACCACTGTGGGTGGCGGTCTAGTGATTTGTTTTGGGTGTACCGAAATAGGAGTTGGTGGTTGAGGAGATTCATCCTTGTCATCTTCTCTAGTAGTGACTTTGGTGGTGGAATCCGATGGTGGCTgattatttttatggtggtgCAGTCAGctgtgatttttatttatttatttatttttttagtttttggtttggACTGTGAGTTGGGAGGCTGAAGAGATTGACTCCGTTTAACCATTCTGCTTgtgtttattaaataatttttggcTTGATTTGTTTGGTGGAATATAGATTAGAGCATAAGTTGAGAGGGAAGAATTGGACTCAACACAAACTATCCCATGCACACGCCACTAATAAATTTATCATAGGGTGCATTGAATTGGATTAATGATCAGTCAAACTCGGATAACTGACAATTGACCATCAATTGTAtttaaaaacccataaaatctaaataattttttaacatataacTGTTGCACGCGCCATTTTGTTACACTGATCATGGTCATAGTAgtcaaatttgatttgattttttaaagattaaattACAAAATGCTGTCTTAAAGTTTGGGCTAATTTTGATTTTAccctttaaagtttaaaaattttgatttattctCCTAACATTAGATAGTGCTTGGAAAAAATCTCTCCTGTCTGTGTGATATCCTGAATTGTTTGGATTTGATTGTTTAAGTGTGTTTTGTGCCAGCATTTGGTGAGTTTCACATTAGACATTTACTAGGCAGATATTGAGTTTATAAGTGATTACGAGGAGCCCAAAATGTAACTTAATTTGTCCTTTGGGGGATTAAGTACCGATGTGACAAACACTTTACTTTGGTTGTTACAATCTAAATTTAGGGGTTGATACGACTCTTATGTTCCACCTAAATTTGTTGAATGTCCTAGTTGGTCTAATAAAATCATGTCACATcaatttaattaattcattCAATTGaataaccttaaaaaaattagaaaattaaaataaatctctaatatatatatatatatatatatatatcctttccaacatttaataataaaaatgttttctatgtttattcaaaatttgatatgtgcaTGGATTtgaaaagaacttgaaaaatattaaaattttagggtAATTATGTCCTTCAATAAGAGTAAAAGCaataatgctaaaaaaaaaagctttctttgttattttaaaGTTGATGTTTATGGATTTGAAcacattaaaattttagaatgatTGTGTCCTACAACAAGTGTacaaaagcaaaaactctttctttgttattttaaattttggaatgTATATGGATTTGAAAAGAACTTGAACAACATGCATTCAACACACAGTTAGTGTtatatcctataaaaaaaaaacacacacacacacacaattattattcaaatctttttttttatcaagttttaatatgtaaattgatttaaaaaaaatactttaaatatttctaaattttaggataaTTAATTGAGTCCTCACAAATCACAACCAATGCCGGCCGCccggggggagggggggggggcaggGAAGCACATTTTAAATTTCTGAATAACAATGTTAAAATatcatcaattatatatatatatatatatatatatacacgcttACCAGGCCCCCTAGGttttgagatgaaaaaaaaaaaaaactactttttagaactgttaagaaaaaattatacaaagacCCAAAAATCTGGTCCATTTGCCCACAGAAATATACCCTACaaaatcattttaagaaatttcCATAGTCAGTAAtatgcaaggaaaaaaaatttcctttgtaAATCTACCCAATCTAACTCTCTTACATGCAAATCATCacttctcttttatatatatatatatagattttactaacgtagtatactatttttagaaaaagttttatcagaaatttaaaatgttttgacaactttttcaattcccaataaattttaaaaaaaaacgaatTTGTTAACGTATAAGGGTATAGATTAACtggaccatatatatatatatatatatatatatatatatatatatactcccTCACGCCGCCCTTATCATTACCGTATATCACGCAACGTCTCAAGTCCTGAATAGTTAACCTCTACAACTTGCTTGTTCTCCATCCCGAGTTCCTCTTACTCTCTTGCTCTCACTGTTTCTATTAAATTGTAAAGTGTAAATCTAGAAAATTGATATtcgaaactgaaaaataaaaaagacaatgtCACTGGGTATAGGACTTACGTTTTGATAGTTGTGTACAATGTAaatgttttgttcttttgtgCTTTACCGCTTGCAATTATAAACTTTTTGTACTTTTGTTGATTTAAGCTATGTAAAGCTTTTTGTAACTGAATGCTAGTTTTGTGGTTTACTAcaagtatttttaaattttgatattttatttttaataacaataaattataattttgtttatttgatatttatatttaatattaggAATATGtgtaattattatatatttgtaatttataatAGGAATTTGTGTGTAATTATTATACTGAAGTAAAgacaaattcattttaattgtttGGTTTTATATGATTGCATATACATTTTGAGCTTGATTATGGACACTTTCTTAATTATGCCAAGGATTGGTGAGAGCTAGAAAATTAACAATCtatagattaattaataaattggttaatttagagcactattttattgagttaaaattaatttatgaaataaaacatttttttagtcATAAACATATTTAGttttccccctaaaaaaaaattcatgatctCACGACGGCTCACAACATGGgcaaatataattataaaaggaaaaatttcataaatacaaTTTGTGAAATATATTTAGAGGTTTTATTCCAATTTTACCACAAAGCATAGGACTAATTATACTTATTTTATTAGAACATCTTCGTAATTTAGTACTGATTTTTATTGTTAGCACAGTTTCTATTACCCCGTAGCATGCAATTAATGtgctaacaaaatatttttagcaCAGCTCACTAGCTTTATTAGTTTGATTAGAATACATACGCAACAATGTAGAAAATATATTACTAGTACGGAGATGGGTATTATCAAAGGTATATAGCCTCATTGGATTAAAACACTTGGGTTTAAAGTAGCAAAGGCAAGGAATTCAGGATCTTGCTCCAATATAGACATAATGTTTTCTTCTAAGGTCACCCATGCCTCAATTCCATTGCCAGAGGTGGTGTTTTGGAGCACGATGTGATTCCTACGAGAACCACATTCCCCCATGAGCCCAACCCAAATGGGTTTTCCCCATCCAAAGTCGATTTCATCAAAACCAAACGTCAACCAACTAGTGAAACTaaaaatttctgggtttttaaAAGCCACTGCTGCCTTCTGGTATAAGTACTTGATCTTGGTTGTAAAACCTTCATGACCTTGCAGAATTCTCACATCACTGTCAATTTTTGCCACAGCTTCTCTTAGGGTTGCCACCAAGCCACGAAGCTTGATCTCTGTCGACTCTACTGAGTTATAATCATGGGCTACGATTGCATACCAAATGAGATTACCCATAGAATTATACGACATGTGTGGATTTGTTTTTTGCCGGATGTTTACCGCTTGGACCAGTATAGATGGCCTTAGAGAACTAGATGTTAATCTAGAAGCAGCTCTCGCATGTATATAAATGAAACTAGACAGTGATTCAGTTCGGGTTGGGTTTTGCACTTGTTCACTCTTTGCTTTCTCCTTTAGAGTAGCTATGGCCTTGGCATCAAACACAAATCGCCTTGTCTTGTACTTGTCTTCTTTGAACCAAAGCCTTTCCATTAAAGGTGCAACAATACGAGGCCATATATTGCGTGGAGGAAAGTATGCTAACGATGATGCCTCAGAAAAATTAGGACGTACTAATTTGTTACAATGTCCGCCTGCAATGGCAGCCCAAGTATTGAGGAAAGCACTCAGGGTGGCTCCATCTGTGATCTTATGTGACGCGCATAAACCGATTGCTATTCCAccacaatcaaatatgttgacTTGTACGGCTAATTGGGGAACTTCCATTGGTTTTGGTTCTTTGCGAAGTGGACATCCTGGAAGAAAGTGGTTTAAAGACTCTGTTTTAGGATGTTGAAGAAAGTCAGACAGACAGCAATGGACTCGGGTCTCATTATATGGAATGCCCTCGttgtaaaaatcaataaagaGGTTGTCTTTCATCCTTCCagaaaatgggtagaagcaATTTAAGGTTTCTGAGAGTGAGTTTTTTAGGTGATCGGTGGAAGAGGTTTGGGGACTCTTGGAGTAAAAGAGGATAAGTGGAATATAGGTTGTAGGAGTGAACTGGTCCAAGACAGagagtttgaagggttttaGATGATGAATTGCTGGTGAAAATGGCCTGATGATTTCTCTTGAGATGATATTAACGTGTACCATCTTGTTTAAACAAAAGTTTATCTTTATCAATCCGTGGCTTCTATATATGTTTGCTTTACCTTCACAAAGATAGCTTGGAAAAGGATCCTATATATTCCCTTTTATAGAGAGACTGCGAGTACATAAATTTCATGTACAAATTGCAAGAACTGGCTAGTAGAATAAGGTCCGCTTGATTAAAAAGCTTAAAGCCTTGTTGCCGTACAAGGAATCCAAACTCTTCCCTTGGATTTAAAGATTGTGTGCCGTAAAAGCACTTGTAGAGTAAGTCCAGGCCGACCTATGCTAATATAAATGTACCATTAGTGTACCGAACATTAGGTAAGAGAAAAGTTGGAGAGGTGCCTCGAAATAGGTTCAAATACAAATAGAGTATGTGTGCTACTATTGTAATgtctttatttaaaattaatatttttggtattttgtaaACGGTTTATTTTCACAACACATGTCTTGATgtgttttaaagtttttaaccATCAATATTTACCtctaattctaaaaataaaaaaggaaaaagttaacaGAGGTTTTAAGACAGTTGGTTTAAGAGAGAttttatgaaactttttttggaaaaaaaaaactgatttttttaacatttgttttttttttttcctataaaagtaagataaattttttttaaaaatattctattaaCAAATGCTCTAATGAAATGTGAATCCTCTGTACAATTTTTTGTATTGCTGCCTTCGAGACACAAagagagtgtgtgtgagagtaaagaaaaacaagaaagattTTTCTTTAGCCATGAGACTTacacaaaaattattgtaattgatttgataatagtgaattaaTTCGAAATTTGTCTCGTGattttttctcttaaagaaaaaggattttccacgtaaatatttgtgttttgtgtgtagttgttattttggattgctaatattgttaataatattatttaggaCCCAACAGAACCTTGTATGAATGAATGTGAAAGAGTATTTAATTAtggcaaattttttatttaggtatGTTGATAAATTGTAATAAGGATTTTGTTAAtatgtgcccttagggcacacaataaGTATCCATTTTTGGACAAAAAtttctcgaaaattgaaaaagtattgacagctttttcaTTTCTCGagaaaattttaccataaatgGATGGTTTAACCGGACCCTTGTAATAATTATGGAAATTTGGCCTTGATGTTCTAggtttctttgtgtgtgtgtgtgtgtgtgtgtgtgtgtgtgtgttttattttaatttttatatttttttaatgttgattTGTATGTTTTTCTGGGCTTCTTTTGCGTTTGTTTCttggatttatgggtttgatttctGTGATTTATGGGTCTATGGGTTTATTTCTTAGATTTATGAGTTGATTTACTAGAGGTTTCAATGTTTGAATGGGTTAGAATTTTCTGTGTTGAGATTGATTATGAGTGTTGGCAGTTGGGTTTGTCTTGATTTGGTGAAGAACATGAAGCATGAAAttctgaggaagaagaagaacaatgttcttttgaaaaaataatgaaaagcaaaaaaaaaaaaaagatttaaggtttaaaaaaaattatttcataatttgttttttaattttttgaggtgacttttatttatttattaaaatgttgacatagATGCTAatgtagtatttatttattagctACATCTGCATCTAACATGCTACCTTTGCATTCTGTCTACCACGTAAAACTTTTTTGTTAATAAGTTGACGgcataaatcaaaataaaattaattttttttggactaTATTAGTAGTAAAATCAGCTTAGaaaccaaaatgagaattgacctaaaatgtaaaaatcaaaaatatattttcaccaTTAAATTTTAGTTGGAATAAGTATAACGGGTCGGTGTGACTTGAGTAAGGTCCATTTGATTAAAAGGCTTAAAGCCTTATTGCTGTATAAGGAATCCAAACTCCCCTTGGATTCAAGGATTGTGTGCCGTACGGCACTTGTGCAGTAAGTTCAAGCGTACCTATTAATTAGTAGAATTTTAGCTggaataattattaattagtaattGCCAGTTGGCACTTAATTTAATGGAATTTTAATCGGAGTAACTATTTGTTGAGTTGGTGAGGCTTGAATAAGGTCTACGCAATTAAAATTAGGCTTAAAGCCTTGTTGCCTTCAGGAATCCAAACTCCACTTGGATTCGAAGATTGTGTGCCCTACGGTACTTGTGCAGTAAGTGCTAGCCGACctatgctaattttttttttttttttttttggaaacccGACCTATGCTAATATAAATATACCATTAGTATCTCTGTGTTGTATTATTgtaatgtatttattttatagtggaACTTTTTTTGCCTCCACCTATATATGAATGTAGCCGTGGGTTCTAgatagctcaactggtaaagtttttaatggttgaataagagatctggggttcaattcccGCTTACACAAAAAACTGATAGATGCCTTGGTCTGATAACAAAGAGCGCTCATCAGGAACAGacaccataggttgaaattctctataaaaaaaaaatgtagtcatttatgtcacgccccaaaccccaaaGGGTTCAAAGCGTGAGAAAGACATCTCAAGTACctgtaaatttttactttttgacaattcaatccacataaatcccatcaagtatcaacatcaagaattatcttAATAATTCTATTGAATATAATCTCAAAGTAAGTTAGAGCTCGAAGCATTAATTACAAagaccattggccacaaaagaatagaggtctgaTTAATAATTACATATCAACAGCTTGTCCTATCAGTGGGAATAtagtcacaaccactataatatacaaaagaatgagtcaagcctATTCTAAAATGTCATCATCAAATAACTCCATTACAAAAGTTTAGCCTCCATtagtagttagtctaactactattagccaccaaaagctgtctcaaaatattgttgcctactctgaaaagtttataaaaataatgggatgagacagggcccagtaagtagcataattaatgggggtggggggaatgcaagtttcatcttcaataataattatatgacaaaaatgattaaataatgaaataccaAATTTCTCTACTACCTTGAAACAATTTACTATAATctgtgagcactaacaatataaattccaaagtcataatatctaacataagataaattatcacaataatataccacactaccacatagaccggtCAGGGTATCCACCCATTCATAACtagcatgatattgtcctctctggtatgcagactcttggccccatggatagcagcctcacccataccctcaaggtttttctctcttcctataggcagcagagagagcgcgtcaaataggacctctcttgcatgtggtcttttggccccatggacagcagcctcatccacacacaatcaagaaacctcttccccccatggacagcaggaaagaacgcgtcatccaaaatgaaaaggcactaacctagatttgattccattgtcacaaagactacgaaaaCCAAATCGAGTGATCACcgggaaatcacacatggcatggtgttaaaactacATGATGCTCACAAGTTACATTACTTTGaaacacatagtttatatcCAAGTAGTTTTagaaaaaaccttaaaaatctacttccacaaagtttgtaaggtttttcaacttcattcttgccaaaaagattttctatcaatttctcaagtactaagacaagataagcatctttaaattttctattataccatagaatccataatttataaaaaattaaataaaagatgctcatttttccatatcaacaattcatgcatttctccaaatgcaataccaaatatgatgcatttttatatataataatatgtaatagggtcacaacacgacaattttaagaaaacatttatccatatataattttccaaaatgtgtttgacccaaaaacatcgTTTGTGAAATATggtaattttccaaaaatatcccattaagaagctacttacctcgcaactacaaaagcctaactctccaagctccaaggagattagctagaacctaaacaatatcaagtaaacctatcacaataagtataaaacttgaaattgtatctaaccaaaatttaggatttgccaaataaacacttaattaggcaagcctactatttaacctcatcaataataatatataccatTCCCAAAGTTTCTTAACAAATTTATTCACAAGGTatcaactccaatttataaagttaacccatttcataatatctccaacattatgactagtTTTCATAAGATTTACATTACATCACtaagagacccatgaaagcaaaaatcaacatatcctccaagacaagaaatttagaatttcactaactccaaataaacccaatgacaatggcaaaattaaatttaccaaccatcatacattatatcttaaaaaccctaaaattttccAACATACATAAACCTTGAATAGCCATTTtagcacaaaatatatatactcacTCATAaaaaattccaccaatacaaaacccatacataaaaacacataaatatcacttctaatgctcataaatcacatgggtatcattatcaaagcttagataaaaaatatcctcaagaaaaagtgtaaaacccaccTAAAGATTAgcaatttttacctcaaataaaatgatgaagatgcttatgggttcctaagaatttttcc
This genomic stretch from Castanea sativa cultivar Marrone di Chiusa Pesio chromosome 9, ASM4071231v1 harbors:
- the LOC142611098 gene encoding akuammiline synthase 2-like, with amino-acid sequence MVHVNIISREIIRPFSPAIHHLKPFKLSVLDQFTPTTYIPLILFYSKSPQTSSTDHLKNSLSETLNCFYPFSGRMKDNLFIDFYNEGIPYNETRVHCCLSDFLQHPKTESLNHFLPGCPLRKEPKPMEVPQLAVQVNIFDCGGIAIGLCASHKITDGATLSAFLNTWAAIAGGHCNKLVRPNFSEASSLAYFPPRNIWPRIVAPLMERLWFKEDKYKTRRFVFDAKAIATLKEKAKSEQVQNPTRTESLSSFIYIHARAASRLTSSSLRPSILVQAVNIRQKTNPHMSYNSMGNLIWYAIVAHDYNSVESTEIKLRGLVATLREAVAKIDSDVRILQGHEGFTTKIKYLYQKAAVAFKNPEIFSFTSWLTFGFDEIDFGWGKPIWVGLMGECGSRRNHIVLQNTTSGNGIEAWVTLEENIMSILEQDPEFLAFATLNPSVLIQ